TTCTGAACAATTTCTTCAGGTGTCTTTGAGTAGAAAACTTTTTTCAGTAAACGAACATAGCCAGATTTTCCAGAACCATTTGCACCATAAATGATTGTGAGGTTAGGACTAAAATCAATTACTTGATTTTCTGTTAAGGCGTTTACACCTTCAATATTTTCAAGTTTGTTGAAAAGCAAATCAAGTTTGTAGTTATCTGAATTTCCGCCGTTGTAGTTTATTGCAATGTTGGGTTTGGTTGTAGTAGGAGTGAGAGTAAGTTCTTCAAGTAAATAAGCGTAAGCTGTATTTATTTCTGTCTCTGTAATTGCGTTGCCAGACAAAATTTTTTCTGCCAAATATTTTGCCCAATAAGAAAGTCCGTCAGCAAATCCTTTGACTTCTGTATCAAGAGTTGCAACTTGTTGTTCTACTTCAGTTATATCAATTATTTCGTCCATATTGTCAGTTGGTTAATATTTACACTATCGATCTCTTAGCCTAGCCCATAACACCTGTGCAGAGGCCATCGTATGGCGGGTATATCGGTATTATTTGTTTTTATATTTGTTTTATATTGTTGAATATAACCTATCTGCGATCTATTGAGTTTTTGAGTGTATGGAGTATATTCAACTTCACATATTATTTTTAACCCTATATTTATTGCAAATCACAATTTAGATTTTAGATCATTTATTATATGCAATATGTTATAGAACTTCTAATCTATCCAATGGATTTTTTTGATTTTATCAAATCCTTTGGTGGTTATATGCGTATAAATTTCAGTTGTTCTATTTTTTTGCACCCCAAAGGTAAAAACATTATTTATATTAACAATATCTTTTTTGAAAATCAAAAAACAAAATAGATAGCTGAGTAGTTACCACTACCCAAACAAATCACAAAAAACAAAAAGTTACTGCCACCTGCTACTAAAAAGGCTGAAAGTACTTACCAGTAAACCTTTGCGGCGGTAGCAGATAAAAATTCTCACCAATTCATCTGCTACTAAATGGCCTCATCTGCTACCAAAATTCAAATTTAGTTACAACTTTCCACCATAAAAGTATCCATCGTGGTTCTTTATAGAATACAAAATCTGTCCAGAGCCTCAGAACAGAGCAATTATTGCATCACTCATAACACTCATTGGCAGGCATATATAATCAAACATCCATTAGCAGATAAGCCATTTTCAAAGGAATACTAAGTGAGTCTTCATCTGAGAACCCATGGGTTCACAGATGAAGACTCATGGGTTCTCAGATGAAGTCCCATGAGTTCACAGCTGAGAACTCACTTATTATAAAAGAGACAACTACTTATTATTAAGTAATTAGTGTTCTATCTTCCTCATCGAGGTTCTAAAGACAAAGAGATTTATTACCGAAAAAGAATCATACGCCGTAGCTTTAAAAAGGGAAAGCCATTATCTGTGAGAATGGTACACTTCGGAAAAAGAAACAGAACCGGTAGCAGATGATGCCATTTAGTAGCAGATAAATTGTAAAATAAAAGTATCTGCTACCAAACTATATCATTGAATATAAACACATTATGCACAGTTTGGTAGCAGGTAGCAGATCAATCTGCGTTTTTTAATAACCAGAGAGATAAACAATAATGCATTTTTAAACATTTCACCCTTCTATTTGTTAATATTTATAATATCAACAGCAAAATCTCAAAACCGGATACATGGATTGACATTTATAAATTGGAATTATGAAATTTACTCCTGAAAGATATTCCATTGCTGATGAACGAATGAAACCGTTTATCGACCCTATAGAGATATGGGATTATATTTATAATACCCGACCATCAAAAAAAAGTGTACGTGAGATTATTGCCAAATCTCTTGCCAAGCAACGGCTGAATCTTGAAGAGGTGGCTTGTTTGGTAAACGCAGATAGTCCTGATTTAATTGAGGAGATTAAGGAGGGTGCAAAAATGCTTAAACGCTCTATCTACGGAAACAGGATTGTTTTATTCGCACCGCTCTATATCGGGAACAAATGTACAAACGATTGTCTTTATTGTGGTTTCAGGATCTCGAACAAGGAGGCTATCCGAAGAACGCTTACGGATGAGGAGTTGGTAAAGGAGATTGAGTCTTTGGAAGACAACGGACAGAAAAGGCTGATTCTTGTTTATGGCGAACATCCGGAATATAGCCCGGAGTATATTGCTCACACCGTGAAGATTGCCTACAGTGTAAAAAAGGGTAATGGCGAAATAAGGAGGGTGAATATCAATGCGGCTCCTCTGGATGTTGAAGGGTTCAGGATTGTGAAAGCTGCGGGAATTGGTACGTATCAGATATTTCAGGAGACTTATAATCCCGAAGCATATAAAACATATCATCAGCAAGGCAGGAAGGCCGACTACAGTTACAGGCTAACGGCACTGGACAGAGCGCAGGAGGCGGGAATTGATGATGTGGGAATTGGTGCTTTGTTTGGTTTGTACGACTGGCGCTTTGAGGTGCTGGCCCTGGTGCGTCATGCAAATCATCTGGAGGCTTGTTATAATGTGGGGCCGCATACCATCTCTTTCCCAAGGGTAAAGGATGCATCGGGACAAAACCTGAAGACCGGCCATTTTGTAAGCGATGAGGATTTCACTAAGCTGGTTGCAATCTTGCGGCTTGCTGTGCCATACACGGGAATGATACTAACGGCCAGAGAACCTGCTTCGCTGAGGGATGAAATAATTCAGTTCGGCATTTCACAAATTGATGGTGGTACTAACATTGAAATAGGCAGTTATGCAGAGAAATCTCTTGTTGAAAAGAACCTGAACAGGGGACAGTTCCAAATTAATGACGACAGACCGCTGAATGAGATCATTGATGAATTGCTTGATCAGGACATGATTCCTTCTTTTTGCACTGCCTGTTACAGGCTTGGCAGAACGGGCGAGCATTTCATGGAGTTCTCCGTTCCGGGATTCATTAAGCGGTATTGTACTCCTAATGCTATTCTTACGCTGGCGGAGTATCTCATTGATTATGCGCCTCAACATACCGCCGATAAGGGATGGAGGGTAATCAACTCTGCCATTGAAAAGATGGAGGATGAACAGATGAAGGCATCAATCCATGAGAAAATCAGACTATTAAAATCAGGAAAAAGAGATTTATATTACTAATTCTTACTAATTATGGGCAAAGATTTAAAACCGCATATTGGAATTTTTGGCCGGAGAAATGTGGGCAAGAGTTCACTCATCAATGTTCTTACGGGACTTGATGTTGCCATTGTGTCTGAAATTCCAGGCACAACAACCGACCCTGTAAAAAAGTCGATGGAGATATTAGGAATTGGGCCCGCCATTATTATTGATACTGCCGGTATTGATGACAGTGGTGAACTTGGTGAAAAAAGAATTGCAAAGACTCTGGATGTTATCAAACAGATTGATTGTGCCATTCTGCTGATTGCTGATAATACGTTTGATGAGTTTGACGAAATGCTGACCCGGAAGTTCAGCAAATATAATATTCCTTGTTTGATTGTGCATAACAAAATCGACGTTGAACCTTTGGTAAATAGTACAATCAAAGAAATTCAGCAGTATACAAATAGTCCGATTGTAGAGTTTAGCTCAAAGACAAAGTCCAACATCGACTGTGTTATTGAAACGCTCAAAAGTCTCATTCCCGAAACGGCTTATCAGAATCCATCTTTATTGAAAGGAATTATCAGTCGTGGAGATATTGTTTTGCTTATTACTTCTACAGATTCAGAAGCTCCTGAAGGACGACTGATTTTACCTGAAGTAATGGCTATTCGTGATGTGCTGGACAATGGAGCCATTAATATTGTCATAGAAAAAACAGAGCTGGAGTTATTTCTGCAGAATACTGCCATCAAGCCAAAACTGGTTATTACCGATAGTCAGGCTTTCAAGTTAGTGAATAAGATTATCCCTCCGGATATTCCGCTAACCGGATTTAGTGTGGCTTTCGCTCACATGCGCGGTCCTTTTGATGAATATGTGAAAGGGGTGAAAAAGATTTCAAGCCTGAAAGACGGTGACAGGATATTGATTCTGGAATCGTGTACCCATCAGGTGAGTTGTGACGATATCGGACGGTTTAAGATTCCACGTTGGCTGAAAGAGTTTACTCATAAGCAGCTGGAATTTGATGTGATTGCCGGTTTAGATGAAATTAAGAATCCGGTAACAGATTATGCGTTAATCATTCAATGCGGTAGTTGCATGATTACCCGAAAACAAGTTTTTAGTCGTCTGTCTGATGCCATTGAAGCGGGTGTTCCGGTAACCAACTATGGATTGACTATAGCCTGGATAAATGGAATTTTTGACAGGGCTGTTGCTCCTTTTATGAGTTGATATATGATTGCTGTAAGCGAAATATTAGAGAAACAGGTACTTTCAAGGCAGGATATTATTCGTTTACTTTCAATTACAGATAAAGGCGATCAGGAGCTGTTAATAAAGAAAGCCTATTCTATAAAAGAAAGTACCATTGGCAGGAAAGTATATCTGAGGGGGTTAATTGAGTTTTCTAATTATTGCAGAAAAGATTGCTATTATTGTGGCATAAGAAGCGGGAATAATAAAGTTACCAGATATTCACTTTCCGACGAAGAGATTCTTCGGGTGGTTGAGTTGGCACAGAAGAAGCAATTAACAGGGATTGTTCTTCAGTCGGGAGAATTAAACAGTGAGGATTTTATAAAAAGGATAACGGCATTGATTACCAAAATAAAGAGTGCCACTGATCCTGAATTCCGCATCACGCTCTCTCTTGGAGAACAATCTTTGGAGACTTACCAGAGATGGTTCAACGCAGGTGCTCAACGGTATTTGCTGAGAATTGAGACAAGTAGTGAGGAGCTTTACAGGAAAATACATCCGGACAATGAGTTGCATAGTTTTAATGTACGACTGAGGTGTTTGGAATATATTCAGAAAGCAGGATATATGGCGGGTACAGGTGTAATGATTGGGTTACCTTTTCAGACAATTGAGAACCTTGCCGATGATTTATTGTTTATAAAAGAAAGAGATTTTGATATGGTGGGGATGGGGCCATATCTTGAACATGCTGATACACCATTGTACAATCACAAAGATTTACTGATGCCTGTAACTGAGCGGTTCAACTTATCCATTCGCATGATTGCTGTTTTAAGGATAATGATGCCGGATATAAACATTGCATCGACAACGGCTCTTCAATCTATCGTTCCTTCGGGAAGAGAGGCTGGACTTAAAGCCGGAGCAAATGTTGTAATGCCTAATCTGACTCCGTTGAAATACAGAAGGAGTTATCTTCTTTACGATAACAAACCTTGCATTGACAAAGAGGCGGATGACTGTCTGGAGTGTCTGGAGAGGAGGATTAAAATGATTGGTGAAGAGATTGCATACAATGATTATGGTGATTCAATACATTTTATAAACAGGATACTAATAAAGTAAGCTATATGGTAACCGAAGACGAAGGATGCAATGTTCGTTTGATGACGGAGGAAGAAAAATATAATCTTCTCAGGAATGTTATCACTGATTACGAACGGAAAGAGAGTAATCTGATTCAGATTTTGCATATGGCACAGGCTATATTTGGCTTCCTTCCCACTGAAGTTCAGCATTTTATTGCCGAAGAGATGGGGCTGTCTGTTTCGAAGGTAAATAGTGTGCTGTCGTTCTACTCCTTCTTTTCAACAAAACCCAAAGGGGAATATACTATTTCTGTATGTTTGGGAACGGCTTGCTATGTTCGTGGCGGCAAAGAGGTGCTGAATAGATTGAAAGACGAACTGGGTATAGATGTGGGCGAAACTACGGAGGACAAAAGGTATTCGCTTACTGTGATGCGTTGTATAGGTTCTTGCGGCCTTGCTCCGGCAATGACCATCAATGGCAAGGTTTATAAACAGGTAAATCCCAACAGAATAAAGCGAATACTGGGGATGCTGAAATAGGACTGGAAAAAATCTAATATCTGAATCTATGAAAATCAACACTCTCGCTGATCTCGAGTTGATAAAGAACGATTTCCTTAACAAGGAGAAAACATATCAGTTCACCGCCCATATCTGTTATGGCGCGGGGTGCATCTCTTCTGATTGCAAGAAGTTCAAGGAGGCGTTTGAGCAGGCATTGGAGCATGAACATCTTCAGTCGAAAGTGAGAATAAACCTGACCGGATGTATGGGCGCTTGTACTTTGGGGCCGACCTTAATAATCAATCCGGGCAATACGTTATATTGCAACCTGAATCCGGCAAGTGCTTCAGTGATTGTAAACGAGCACATCAAGGAAGGTAGAATTGCGGAGAAGTTCTGCTATAAGAACAGGGAAACAGGTGAGATTATACCAAATTTAAAGGACATCCCATTTTTTAAACATCAGAAAAAGATTGTACTACTGAAATGCGGAATCATTGATTATGCATCTGTAGATGATTATATTGCTCATGATGGATATTTTGCATTGGCTAAAGTGCTCGCAATGGAGCCTGTAGAGGTGATTGACGAGATTAAGAATTCAGGGTTGCGAGGCCGTGGCGGCGGTGGATTCCCTACCGGCTTAAAATGGGAAATGGCCAACAAAGAGAAAAACAATCAGAAATATCTTATTTGTAATGCTGACGAGGGAGATCCGGGTGCGTTTATGGACCGCAGCTTGCTTGAAGGCGATGCTCATTCGGTAATAGAAGGCATGATGATTGCGGGGTATGCCATTGGTGCTTCCAAAGGGATTGTCTATATAAGGGCTGAATATCCGATTGCGATTGAAAGGCTTACTATGGCTATCAAGTCGGCACGTGAGTTGGGACTTCTTGGGGATAATATTCTGGGAAGTAACTTTTGTTTTGATATAGATATTAGAATTGGTGCCGGAGCTTTTGTTTGCGGAGAAGAGACTGCATTGATGGAATCAGTGGAAGGAAAAAGGGGCGAGCCGCGGCAAAAACCGCCATTCCCTGTACAAAGCGGACTGTTTGGAAAACCAACGGTAATCAATAATGTGGAGACATTGGGTAATATTGCCCAAATCATATTAAACGGGGCAAAATGGTTCTCGTCCATCGGAACAGAGAAGAGCAAAGGTACAAAGGTATTTGCCCTTGCCGGAGATATTGTTCACAAAGGATTGATAGAGGTACCAATGGGAACTACTCTTGGTGAGATTCTTTTTGATGTGGGTGGAGGTGTTCCGAGAGGGAAATTATTCAAGATGGCTCAAACAGGTGGTCCGTCGGGCGGATGTCTGACTGCTGAACATCTCAACACTCCTATTGATTACGAATCTCTAACCAAACTTGGTGCCATTATGGGTTCGGGTGGCTTGATCTGTGCCGATGAAGATACCTGCATGGTGGATATCGCCCGGTTCTTTATGGACTTTGTTCAGGATGAATCATGCGGAAAGTGTGTTCCATGCCGTATCGGAACAAAGCGGATGCTGGAGATTCTGGAACGAATTACCTGTGGAGAAGGAAAAGAAGGAGATGTGGAACTTCTCATTGAACTGGGTAATGCAATTAAAGATTCTGCCATTTGTGGTTTAGGACAGACTGCTCCCAACCCGGTACTTAGCACCATTAAGTATTTCAGGCAGGAATATGACGAGCATATCAACCATAAATACTGCCGCGCCGGTGTTTGCGGTAATCTTTTCCTTGCTCCTTGTCAGAACGCCTGCCCGGCAAAGGTTAATGTGCCGGGATATCTCGCCTTGATTGCTGCAGGCAGAGTGCGTGATGCCTATAATCTCATTCGTCAGGAGAATCCATTCCCGTCTGTTTGCGGTAGGGTTTGTACTCATCCTTGCGAGAGCAAATGCCGTCGTGCTCAGATTGACGAGTCTATAGCCATTGCCGATCTGAAACGTTATGCTGCCGATTATGTGCTTAACTCAGGTGAGCCATTGGTAAACCTCAATTACCCGAAAAACGGAAATTCAGTGGGTATCATTGGAGCCGGTCCGTCGGGACTGACCTGCGGGTATTACCTGGCAAGACTTGGTTATACGGTTGATATTTATGAGGAGAAAAGTGTTGCCGGCGGAATTCTGGCTTATGGAATACCGGAATATCGTTTACCCAAAGAGGAACTGAGAAAAGAGATTGACTCCATTATTCAGTCGGGAATAAATGTGATTTACAACACTAAGGTTGGAAAAGATATCATGTTCAATGAGCTGAAATCAAAATACAATGCAATCTATATTTCAACAGGAACGCAGCTTTCACGGAAAATTGGTATCGAAGGGGAGGAAAAGGGTGGAATATATCACGGGCTCGACTTCCTGACTGATATTAACATGAATAAAAAGGTTCGGGTAAAAGGTATAGTTGCAGTGATTGGTGGTGGCAATACGGCCATTGATGCAGCAAGATCGGCTCTTCGCCTTGGTGCCAAAGAGGTACATATCCTTTACAGAAGGAAAAAGGAAGAGATGCCTGCCGACAAGAGAGAGATTGAAGAGGCGATAGAAGAAGGAGTTCTCTTACATGAATTGGTTGCTCCCATTCGTTTTGTGGGAGATGGAAAGATTACAGGAATTGAGTGTGTGAGATTGATTCCTGGAAAATTTGGAAAAGATGGTCGACGGATATCGGTAGAGGTGCTCAACTCTAAATTTATAATGGATATTGACATGGCGATTCCGGCTGTGAGCCAGTATTCCGATTTACCTTTTATTCCAAAAGGGGAAGTAGGAATTACCGATTGGGGAACATTTATCGTTGATGAAGATACACAGATGACTACACAACCCGGTATTTTTGCCGGAGGAGATATAGCTCGTGGCTCTGACGTGGTAATTACAGCTATTGCCGATGGCAAGAATGCCGCAAGGTCAATTGATAAATATTTAGGTGGAACAGGAACATTGAACATTGGCGAACCCATCAAGATTCCAACTGAAGGGGTTGACGAGGGAATTACGGTTGAGCATGAACGATTCCCGATGCCATCTCTTGATCCGAAAGAGCGGGAAGGCAGTTTCGACGAGGTAAGGCTGGGTTACCATAAGCTCAATGCAACGGCCGAGTCAATGAGATGTTTACGCTGTTCAAGACGTTTAACTCCTGAAAAGTAAAACACTATGGTAAATCTGATCATAAATAATAAAGCAGTTCAGGTCAAGGAGGGAACCACCATTTTTGAAGCTGCAAAGCAGAACAGTATACTAATCCCTCACTTATGTTATATGGAGAACGTGCACAAGATTGGTTCGTGCCGGATTTGTGTGGTCGAGGTCGATGGTGTAAAAAATCTGATGGCCTCCTGTATGACGGAAGCGAAAGAAGGAATGGTTGTTCACACCAATTCTGAACGGGTTCGCAATGTGCGGAAAATAATCTATGAGCTGATGCTTTCCGATCATCCTAAAAACTGCCTTACTTGCTGGCGAAATCAGAATTGTGAATTGCAGCAACTGGGCAATTTGATTCAGATTGATGAATACAGGTACGAAGGAGCAAAATCTAAAGACTTTATAGACAATTCCAGTCCGTCAATTGTTCGCGACAGTTCTAAATGTATCCTTTGCCGGCGGTGTGTCACGGTATGTAATCAGATTCAGGGAGTGGGTTTAATGAATCCCCATCACCGTGGTTTTTCTACCTCTATCGGTCCGTCAGAGGATGAGCTTTTAGGTGAATCCATTTGTACCAATTGCGGACAGTGTGTTCTGGTGTGCCCTGTTGGAGCATTGAAAGAGAGGGACTCTACGGAACAGGTGTGGGAAGCGTTGTACGATAAATCAAAAACGGTAATTGTTCAGACGGCTCCGGCTGTACGCGCATCACTTGGAGAATTATTTGACTATGAACCGGGAACACTGGTAACGGGTAAGATGGCTTCTGCCTTACACGAAATTGGTTTCAAATATGTTTTTGATACCAATTTTGCCGCCGACCTTACTATTATGGAAGAGGGTTCGGAATTTCTTGAAAGGTTAAAAGATACTTTTGCTTCAAAGGGGAAGCCAGCTGTTCTTCCAATGATTACAAGTTGTAGTCCCGGTTGGATAAAATATGTTGAGCACCAATATCCCGATCAGCTGGATCATCTTTCCAGTTGTAAGTCCCCTCACATGATGTTGGGTGCATTGACCAAAACCTATTTTGCCGAGAAGGTTGGCATTGATCCGAAAACTATTTTCATGGTTTCGGTAATGCCTTGCACGGCAAAGAAATTCGAGATTATCCGTCCTGAAATGTATAATGACGGATTGGCCAATGTGGATGCTGTAATTACCACCCGTGAACTGGGACGAATGATCAAAGATGCAGGAATTGACTTCCGGAACTTACCCGATGGAAAGTTTGACAGTCCGTTAGGCCTCTCCTCTGGTGCGGCAGATATTTTCGGGACAACGGGTGGTGTAATGGAAGCCGCTTTACGTACTGTGTATGAACTAGTCACAGGACGTGAACTTCCCACGGAAAAGCTTCATCTAAAACCTCTTATGGGTCTTAACCGGATTAAAACAGCACAGCTGAAGATTGAGAAACCGTTGCCTGAATTCGGGTTCCTTGAAGGAGTGACCTTGCAGGTGGCTGTTACCAGCGGACTGATTGGGGCGGCAGAACTGATGGAGGAGATAAAAAATGGCACAAGTCCTTATCATTTCATAGAAGTAATGGGTTGTCCGGGCGGATGTATCAGTGGTGGCGGACAACCACGCCCTGTCAATGATGCCATCAGGTTGGAAAGACTAAAAGCAATTTACAGGGAAGATGAAGGAAAGGCCTTGCGTAAATCACATGAGAATCAGGATATAAAGACGATTTACAGCGAGTTTCTCGGAGCACCTCTGGGACATAAGTCGCACGAACTGCTTCACACTGTCTATACACCACGAAACAAGAAGTGATGTATGGCTTTATATTGCTAAAGGAGACTTTCTGAATTGCTGTTTAAGCTTACAAATATGATTGGTTTAAACTATGAACGAAAATAAAAATTGAGATTTGTACAGCCTGTTAATAAGTAGCCTAAAGCAGTAAATTTTAATTCTTTAGATGTTTATAGTGAGTAAACCGCAGTAATGGCTGGGGTATCTTAGTTAAGAAAACTTATCATATTACCCTATTGAGACTATTAACAGCAAATTTGCTGATTTAAAATTATCTTTTTAAATTCTTTTTTAAAGGAACTATTTTTATTAAATTTGTGTCAACTCAAAAGATAAAAGAAGATAATTAAAAAACTATTTCCAGACAGATGCCACTCTTTTATAATGGGATTATATATAGATTGGCCTGATCAACAATTCTTTATCTGAGTAATTCACTATGTGAATAGTGAAACTATAATAAAGTGATTATGAAAACAAATGTTGTAGCTGGTAATTTAAACGCTCTGCTCGAGACTCAGAATAATATAAATACGGTTTTGATTCTCACCGGAGAGATTAATGGGAATGATATTGACACCATTCGTAAAGTGGTTAATTTGTCTGTGCTTAATCTCGCAGATGTAAATATTGTAGAAGGAGGAAGCTTTTACAATGAAGACAAAGAATATGTTTCTATAAAGAAAGATGAAATACCGGAATATATGCTTTCCGGACTGGATACCATCGCCTCTGTTACTTTACCTAACAGCGCAACAACCATCGGCAAAAAAGCTTTTTCAGGATGTATTGAAATGACTTCTGTTACTCTGCCTGAGAAGCTGGAATATATAGGTGTTTATGCTTTTGACGGCTGCACCGGACTAACTTCTGTGACTATTCCCTGTGGTGTTATTGGCAAAAATGCTTTTTCAAATTGCACCGGACTTATCTCTCTGAAAATTGGTGAGGGGGTTACCGTTATTGGTGAAGCAGCATTTCTTGGCTGTACCGCTCTAAAATCTATTACAATACCAAAAGGTGTGATCTCTATTGGAGCTGAGGCTTTTAAGGATTGTGCCGTGCTGGCTACTGCTACAATATATAACGGAGTAATTTCCATTGGCGATCAGGCTTTTAGAAATTGTACCGAGCTAGCTTTGGTTTCACTTCCTGACAGTCTGATTTCTATCGGAGAGAACGCATTCAGAGACTGTACAAGAATTACAGCAATAAAGGTTCCTGATAATGTAAGCAAAATTGGCGACTGGGCTTTCTTTGATTGTTCGGGACTTAAAACCATTAATTTACCGGAGAGTGTTACTT
This genomic interval from uncultured Bacteroides sp. contains the following:
- a CDS encoding leucine-rich repeat protein, with the translated sequence MKTNVVAGNLNALLETQNNINTVLILTGEINGNDIDTIRKVVNLSVLNLADVNIVEGGSFYNEDKEYVSIKKDEIPEYMLSGLDTIASVTLPNSATTIGKKAFSGCIEMTSVTLPEKLEYIGVYAFDGCTGLTSVTIPCGVIGKNAFSNCTGLISLKIGEGVTVIGEAAFLGCTALKSITIPKGVISIGAEAFKDCAVLATATIYNGVISIGDQAFRNCTELALVSLPDSLISIGENAFRDCTRITAIKVPDNVSKIGDWAFFDCSGLKTINLPESVTSIGEAAFFGCSGLTSIAIPNSITNIKENTFNDCKGLTSITLSKSVTSIGDWAFWGCNAMEEIHCEAQTPPATADSLNGIDKTNCKLFIPKGTLAAYKNAAGWGEFTTVTEE